In Spea bombifrons isolate aSpeBom1 chromosome 5, aSpeBom1.2.pri, whole genome shotgun sequence, the sequence TCGCTTTAACGAGCGGGGAGAGCGCAGGATTAACATGGAGAGGGCAGGCCGCGGAGAACTGTGCGAGTGAAGAGTTTTACTCGGTACCTGGAACAGCCACGGGAGGactcattcatgctcacacacttacacatacacacatgcttactcattcatgctcacacacacttggtCTTGAAGATGATAAATTGGGAAGTTCCTCAAGCATTTCAAATGGACCAGGTCAATTAATTTGATCTGACATCTCTAGAGTCTTaaagcagcctcccagcagaggtggtagagggtaatacagtgaggggattaaacatgcatgggatagacatacggctcctgaatctaagacgagaccaacggctgattacgGTTTGGATCGTTCCCGCGGCTGTAAATATAGGCAGACCAGACGGGCCGGGCTACTTTTATCTGCCGGGGGGGCTCATTTTCTCTGTTCTTCCAGCAGAGGTCGCTATAGATGCCGCCTTCACACAAATGATTCCGTCCAATAGCAGCTGGGGTCTGTCCTTCGGGGACCCGATCCCCAGGCGCAGAGACCTAGAACCGAGCGTTAAAGGTAACGTAACCGGCGTGACCCCGGGGCAgatgtcttctctctctcttcttacgtttttctctttaaacattgtGGCCCCCAAGAGCCCACGTTAGCAGGAAGCCGCGTTTAAGGTCCCTAGCGGTTCGTAGGCTGAAGGTGGCTCTTCTTGTGTTTCGCAGAGGAGTCCCCACCTTGCAGTCCCAACCCGCGGCTCGGACCCCCTCGCGTTCCATCAAAAACTTCACACCATCCATGTTCCGAGGAGACCGCCGAGGACGTCGGCACGAGACGCTCACCTGAAGGTACCGGCAGCTTAAATGCCGCAGATCTCCGAGACCTCGGTGACCTGTCCCGCTCCTTACCCTCCGACAAACTTTATCCTGCAGGGAGCGCGAGTCCCCGACGGCCGGCGAACCTCCCCGACAGCCAATGGAGGGGCTACAAGAAAGTGAAGATTAAACAAGGTTGGTAACCACGGGAACCGCCATGTTCTTTCTAGACCGTTTCTCGCTTTATTCGCGGGTGGGGGTTATTTATCAGGGAGGGGTGTTTGCCCCCAGGTGTCAGTAACTTGTTACCCCTCTTGAGTTACTTTGTATTGAGGTGACCCCGGGATGATAGGGATTGTAGTCTTTGGCTGCCGGTGGCTCCAGCACCGCGGATCGGCCCCTTAATCCCCCTTCATTCCTCATTACAGAGGAGTCCGGAGGGGACTGCAGCTTCCCTGCGGCGTCCACCAGACCAGCAGCACCGCCAGCATCTCTCCTGCACCAAGACAAGGATACCCGGAGACCCGGAGCGTCGCCTCGGCCGCCCCCCGCGGACAGTAAGATCGTTACCCTTCGGGGGGCCTCGGGGGCAATTATCCGAACCTCTCTCTCCTTACGTTTTTCTCGCGTTTATTGGCTGTTGGCCTCGCTGGGTTGCCCCGGGAATCCTCCGCTCGCTGCAGACTCGGGAGAACTGGGACTCCGTGGGGAGGTGCTGAGTCCAGTTGCCCCGCACCAGGGTAATTTCTGCTTGGTATTTATATCGGGgtatttattcctccccagacACGCTGCTGGGAAACTCTCATCTGCACGGCTTGGTGAACTGTTTGAAAGAGATTTCAGCAGGCAGACCGCATCCTTACAGCGGCTCCTCTGCGCATGCGCGATGGGGCGCGGAGACAAGCAACATCTGTACAGGTGAGACGCGTCTCCCGGGCCGTGGCAGAGGAACCCCCCGTGGGATCCCAACATAACGTAttcctgtttaaccccttaaggacaacgggcggtccctaaacccattgaaaacatgcatgcattttgagcccgtacatgtacgggctttgtcattaaggggttaattcacttTTCACGGTTTGTAGATGATGCTGTCCGAGGGGCCGCAGTCTCCCATCCGTGTGAATCCTCTCAGCCTCGGCCCAACCCTTTCGCTGCAGCCGTCACCAATGGCGCTTCCCGACTAAACTGCGCGGAGCGTAGGACGCCAGAGACCTGGAACCCGCCCCCCGGCAGAAATGGTAAGTAGTCCTATCTCCCTGGCCCTCGGGGCCGTGCGTGGAGTTGCTCGGCCGGCAGGCTTAGATGCCCCTGCTTGTCGTGCAGATTTCCGGCGGTGCGGCTCGCTGCTCTCTGGGACGGGGAAGCGTTTCGGTAACGCGCATGGAGCCGACGGGTCCCAAGGGGCCGAGGAGACGCGGAGAGCGGATCAGGGAACGAAAAGGCCACGTTCTGACGGTAAGGGGGGGTAGGCGGGTGATGTACAGACCCCGGCCGGGGCATTTACCAACATCGGCACTTATCGGGGGAGGGGGCCGTTTCTTTATCGGGGTAATGGATACGGTGAGCATTCATCACCATGTAACTCCCGGAGGTTGTGGCCCCTGAAACACAtttagtgtgggggggggggtatttatttAACCCCATCAGGCTGCACTGGGCTTATAGGTAACGGGCCACGTTTTCGCATGTTACAGATTCACCGCGTCCCCCCGGCACGGTGAATAACGGGAAGAGGGTACTTCTGGAAGCCGCCAGCCCGTCCCACCGTGCCACCAGCAGCTCTCCTGGGCTCCGTGACGTGTGGCGCCCCCCGGAGGAGTCGGCGAAACCCACCAGCGATGGTATTTAGTTTGCGGTCAGAGGTTACGGGGATCCGTGCGCCGCCGACCGGTCCTGGTCTCCTAATTCATTGTTTTTGCAGAGAACCCGTCTGGAAAGTCACATTCGATGAGTGTGGGGGGTCTGGTGAAGAAGATCCCCTCTTACAGGAACAACCCCCCTGCCACGTCTCCGTGCGACTCCACCGGGGGCACCGCGGCCACGCCGAGTCCGATCGGCACAGAGATGGACCTCCGCAGAACCTCCGACCAAGGTCAGTTCCCCCCAGACGTCTCTCGGTGAATGAGGTTGCTCTTCGGGGGTCCTCGGTATGAAAATAAAGTCTTCCCGGTTTTCTGTCCAGGGGCCAGCGCGGGAATAAAGACCAAAGATATCAAAGTGGAGGTAAAGGAGGAGAGGAGTCCGTCGCCACCGACGTCCATCCGGTGGGCACAGCCTGACGGCCCCAGAGGTGAGCGAGGAATCCTCTTTGGCTCCTCGTGGGAGGAACCTCAGGATTAAGGGCTCGTCTGATAATGTAGGGATGTTTTGTGCCCCTCCTGAGACGTTTCTGACCCCAACGCACCTCCGCTTCAGGTCCTTCTGCCACCAACATCCATCTCACTGGTCTCATGAGGCTCATGGAGGAGATCCCAAGGTCAGATTCCAGCTCCAGGGCCATGTACCGGATCGCCGTGGGCCACGCGGAGGCCAGGGGCCCCGAACGGACCAACCACTCACCTTATCTTAACGGTGAGCGATGATGAAACGAGTCTCCCCATCGGTTACAGGGTCTGTCTATCAACCAGCTTCAAGCAGCGGCCCTCAAACCTTCCGCAGTGCACGGAAAACGTGTCTCGGCTGTGTCTGTCGTGGCTGGTACTGGAAGGGTTAACCCTGTAACTCGGGGTCCCCGATATTTAGGGAATATTTAATTGCAGGTCGTGCACAAAGCAGGATTCCGGGGGCTGTTTAGTCGCATCTGTTTCTCTGACTGGGGTTTCAGCcagtaaggggttaatatcagccagtaaagggttaaagccGCCAGCGCAGGGTGGTCACTGAGCCGTACCCCCTTCTTCCAGATGACGGCCATTTCCGCCCGGAGTCCAGCGATAACACGGCCGCGTCGGTGGACTCTGTCTTCAGCGATGACACCAGTTGGTCCTCGGAGAACGGTAACGTAGTCCAGCGGGGGGAGGGGTAACATGCGATGTACCCCCGACTGTGCCCGCTTTTACCCCACCACCTGATCATAATGCCCTCCGTCAGCCTGACCCCCTAGTTAATGGCGCCTTTAATACCCTccgtcagggctcgacaaatcccaggcgccaggtcgccatggcgacagagaattttgtcctggcgcctaggttttgtcagcctcttacatccagaaaaaattgtggatgtgagaggctgagtcaccacacgggagtctgggcagacagcacagccgcacagagcccgcccccgagcctgagatcactcccacggagtgagcctgtaggctgcaaacgcggttgctgcaaaaccagcaatcgtgttttcagctgccacagggagcttcagggaagggggttgtgtgttgattgggtccccacacaagtgtggttacctgacccaacaccccccagctgcctgatcgctccatgagagcgacagtgcagcgttaaccccttcaatgccacaattgtgtatgacacattcgtggcattgcaggggttaacatttgtccacaagcttgtggggactaaatatcagtcaatgctgtgctccaatgggacatcagcattgaaagagttaaaaaaataataataataataataattaaaaaaaaaccagcactgacctgaaagtccagggtgcttccaggtcaaacgccgtgagtttagtaagtgggctggtgatgatcggatccctcctgaccaactgttggtttaaaaaaatcctggctcctaacttttttacctggcgccgagattcacaacaaatttgtcaagccctgccctCCGTGGTTCAAGGGTTTATAATTGGGAGGCAGGTCGCTTGTGATTTGCCCTGTGTCTATCAATTTACCCGGAATGCCCCCGAGACTGCCATGAGTAGGCAGTTATAAATACCCCCAAGATGCCGAAAGTACCCCCCCATACATAAATAACCGCGGGAGGTCTCACGCGTCTGCTCCCCGGCAGATCCCTCGTACTCCGCGCTGGACGGGCTGCAGAAGGTTGTGAGCGAGTTCGTGGAGCTCGGGTCGGTCAGTCCCCTCGTGGCGGTCGGCGCTCCTCCGGTCACCGGCCCCGCCCAGGAGGAGAGCGGACACCGGAAGAGCAAAGACCTCGCTGGTGAGGACCCCCGCGGCTGGAGCGGGAGGGGCGGAGatcttttcttgtgttttttggcATTTATCGCGTTTATTTCCAGCGTTTTCTCTTCCCGCAGGGCGCTCCCCGCGAATCGGCGATAAAGAGAGGGGGTCTGCGAGGGACCCCGCGGTGACCGGGCGCACCGGCTGCGCTGCCGAGGACGGTGAGATGGGGGGGTTGGGGGTGTCGGGGGCCCCCTGTCTGTGAGTCTCGATGGGTCCTGATCCTCTTTATCGTTTGCAGGAAAAGCCTCGTATGCAGCGCTCTGCGGTTTGGAAAAGGTGGTCCACGGATTCTCAGAGCAGGAATGCGTCAGCCCACTCTCAGCCGTCAGGAGGCCCAGCGTGCAAGAAAACCCGGCCAGGCGGCACGCGGATCCGGATGACGGCGGTAAGACGGGGCACGTTGGCGCCTGAGGTTAAGAAAAGCTTTTGCGTTAAGAAACTTGCCcgtagagcttacagtctctggATAAACACTAACGAGAACGTGGTCTCTCTCAGCCGGCCCGACGTACTCTGCCCTCGGCGGCCTGCAGAAGGTGCTGAACGGCTTCTCCGAGATCGGCTGCATCAGCCCGTTCTCTGCGGTCAGCGCCACGGCCGGCGACGGAGCATCGGAGGCGAGGAGGAGGAACGAGGCGGCGCCGGGTGAGGACCCTCCAAACCCACCTCCCCGTTCTGAGGGCACGGACCATGGCGGCCATTCATCCCCACCTCCTTCCACCGGCCTCCCTCACTCACTGAGTGTCCCGTCCTCCCCCCTCACTCACTGAGTGTCGGCCCCCCTCACTCACTGAGTGTCCCGGCCTCCCCCCCTCACTCACTGAGTGTCCCCTCTTCTCCCCCTCACTCACTGAGTGTCCCCTCTTCTCCCTTCCCACTTCACTCATTTCAGTCTGAGTTTCCCCTCCTCCCTAACACTCAAGTCTTGGGTGTCTTCTCCTCCCGTTGTGCAGCCGACTCCTCGTACTCCGCGCTCACAGAACTCCAGAAGGTGCTGAGTGGGGTCCCGGACTCTGGATGCGCGAGTCTCCTGCCAACCGCCACTAACCCTCCGAGTGACGGCGATCCGGATGCCAGGGGGAAAAGGAAGCGTGAGCCCAGCGTGGAGGGTGAGGAGTCACTTCATGGCGACACGTTTCGCACACGCGTGTGAGTGTTTATGACCGGCGTGATTTCGATCTTTGTGTTTTCTCCGTGGGTTTTCCAGCCAAGTCGGACATCGGAGGCGCCTCTGAGCCTCGTGGTGGGACGGTGGTCTTGGGGCCCCGTGGCCCCTGCATTGATCTGACGCAGGAGGAGCCGATCTGCCTTAAAACCAGCACTCCGACCGTGGACCGGCAGCCGAGGCTCAGGCCCAGGGAAGGTAACCCCGTGCGCCCTAGGGCCATATCTGCTTAGCAGTGTTAGACACATATGTTTCTCCCCGGCGCTGTGTTAAAGCTGTGACGTCTCCACGCAGCCACGCGGCCCCCCGCCAtccagaccaccagcagcagcagatgcatAGATCTGACCACGGAGGAGCCGCAGGCCGGGCCCAAAGCCTTCAACGCAGAGCTCAGCGACGGGAAGCTGCCACGCTGCGGTGAGAGAAGAGCCCCGCGTCCCCCGCTCCGCAAATAAATCACGCTTACTGCATGAGCTCCCCCGGCCCGTGTTATCAGTCGGGGTCTCCTGGCCGCGCTTGGTGGTCTCTAGTTAATGCTTCTCTGGCGGCCGTGGCCCCGTGCCGTGTTTGTGCGCCGCTGGTGACCTCTCCTTGTTTCAATGTGTCCTGAATCCACAGGAAGTCCCAGGAAACAGCCTCAGAGTCTCAGACCATCCGCAGAGCCGGCCCGGGGGGCCAAAGGAAGCACAGAGCGGCCGGCGGACCCCAGCGTGGCCGCACCGGAGAACCCGAAAAGAGGTGAGATAAACGAGGGCCCTTTACAATCGTCAGCCGGTACCCTGTCTGTGCCGTGTCTCTCTCTGGCGTATGTGTGCGATATATCTTCCGTGTGAGTCAGCGTGTCCGTGGAGTGTGGACTCCGTGGAGTGTGGACTCATGCTATCAAACCTCATTTCCAGGCGTTCCAGCCGTGAACGAACATCTGAGCGGCTTGGAGAAGCTCCTGAAGGACGTGCCGACCTTTACCGCCCCAAACACTGGGGGATACGGCCAGAGCGCCACCCGGTGGTTTAAAAGCACATCCCCTCACGGTAACGATGATGTCATAAGGCAAAGAACCTCGTGACGTCTGTGATTCGGGGAGAAAATAAATTCAGCCCGAGACATTAAACTTAATTAACCCCAAAATCTCCGCATCGCATGCTGCGGACGGGAGGGAGGTTTCTAGCGTGTCGCTTCCTGTTTTAAGGTTTCGGAAACTCAGAGAGACCTAGAACTTTctgacagatcggccccatccagcccccgtctagtctcccgtttctcctgctgtaaagcctcaaaccttaatcagtcgttggtctcgtcttagagtcaggagccgtatgtctatcccatgcatgtttaatcccctcactttattaccctctaccacttctgctgggaggctgctccacttatataccaccctctcggtTAAGTAAAACATGTTTGTCTTGAAGCCTCGTTTCTTCATGTGCAAAACAtggagattaaccccttaaggaccgatGACTTGCCTGGCacggcatagcattaaacaagcttagaaaacAATCTACGATCCCTCCTGGGATTTAAAAGCTCCGGCTGCGCGGCTGGATCCATCTCCCTGTCGAGACGAACCGCTTTTATTCTCATTCCACAGAAACTTGACGAGGCGCAAAGAAGAAAAGGACGAGGGGAAGACGTCGGATTTCTTGGCTGcagtaaaacttatttttggaggCACAGAGCTCGGGGAGACATCCCGCAACAAGCGAGACCGATGTGACCGTGAGACCGCTGTGACCGCGAGAGCGAACCGAGACAGGGcttaaaaaaactgaattaaAATTAGAACAAAAAACCTAAAAGCAGCTGATTTGCAACACAAGAGGATTCTACCCCAGCGGGGCAACTCAGGACACGGAGCGGCAGACGGGAGAGGGTGGTCAGAGACTGACCTCGTCAGGCATTAACCGGCTGGACGGCGAGGAGCGGAGCCGAGAGGTTGGTGAATGAAAGCTCCCCGTAGAGAGAGAGCAATAAATCCGTCTCGTTCTGCTCTGTTTCCTGAATGGAGATCTCAAATCTGGAACGGACGGCTTGCATCCTAATGCACCGGGTAACAGCCCCCCCTACGAGCGGGTAACAGCCCCCCCTACCAGCGGGTAACAGCCCCCCCTACCAGCGGGTAACAGCCCCCCCCCTACGAGCGGGTAACAGCCCCCCCTACGAGCGGGTAACAGCCCCCCCTACCAGCGGGTAACAGCCCCCCCTACCAGCGGGTAACAGCCCCCCCCACCAGCGGGTaacagcccccccccaccagTGGGTAACAGCCCCCCCTACCAGCGAGTAACAGCCCCCCCTACCAGCGAGTAACAGCCCCCCCTACCAGCGGGTAACAGCCCCCCCTACTAGCGGGTAACAGCCCCCCCTACCAGCGGGTAACAGCCCCCCCTACCAGCGGGTAACAGCCCCCCCCACCAGCGGGTaacagcccccccccaccagTGGGTAACAGCCCCCCCTACTAGCGGGTAACAGCCCCCCCCCTACGAGCGGGTAACAGCCCCCCCTACGAGCGGGTAACAGCCCCCCTACGAGCGGGTAACAGCCCCCCCTACCAGTGGGTAACAGCCCCCCCTACCAGTGGGTAACAGCCCCCCCTGCGAGCGGGTAACAGCCCCCCCTACCGGCGGGTAACAGCCCCCCCAGGACTGCAGCTTCACTTTCACAGCATGTCCGGTGGCCCCCGGAGCAGAATGAGGTCCAGTTGTGCCGGCGACCTCGGGCTCGGTGAGTTTCAATTTAGAAATTCCCAAAATGAGTAGAGTGAGAAAAAAAGGCCGTTCTTCCCAATTCCTGGATAATTTGCGGAATTAGAGCCACAAAGATCCCCAGCGGGGGGGATTCCAAAACATTCTGACATTTACCTAAAGGGCATTAGAGCCGTTATTACCCCGTTACTGGGTCCAGGCTTCAGTCCCGTCCTCTCTGTTCCTCTGTAGGTGTCTCGGACTCTGACCGCCTCTCTCACGGCAGAGACAGCCGACTCGGTCCACGCCGGCCACGTGACGCTCGCTGCAGTCTTTTCCCACGGAAGGCATCGACTACCTCTGCATCGCTGCACCCTGAGCTCCCTGCATAATGGCTCCTAGTCCTCCCCGGCCCAAAACCCCATAAAGCTCCTCCTTGTATTGATCGATCGGTCACCCTCCTGGCATTGAGGGACTTGCGCCAAGCATTTAGGACAGCTGGCACATTGTTCTTCTATGATCCCGAATGAACGGCGTTTACCGCGGGATCGACGAGTCGTCGGCTGCCGTATCCAGAACCAGAGCCGATTGGTCGGATTTTCTTCTTATGGAAAACCAAATAAAGAGAGGAATTCTGCCGCAGAAAATCTATTTTGGGTAAACGTCGAGTTCTGGTCGTTCTGTACGACGCTTTCATATTAAAGGTGacgttatttatgttttttacttTCGTTACACGAGTAATCTTTTTATATCCCGATTTGCGGATCGAATACGTTTAACGGTCACGTGATTTACGTGGTATTTAATTATGGCCGTTAAATCCAGTTACAAAAGCTCCGCCTACTTTACCCCTTTACCAGCCAATCAGCTCAACTCGttttaaagttttatatttagttttaaaagtTCATCTAGTGGGAGCTGAGATGGGTGGCAGCCGGTGGCAGAACCAGAATGATCTGCTCCATTTCCCCGCCTCCTCCcgcccttacaaaggctgtctggaccaatcagcaacaaccaAGTAATTAACAAAAAGGGAagacttaaccctttcacgGCTGAGGGTTCTCCATGCCCTCGATGTACCCTTGCATGCCCTTGCAAACAAACAACTCACAAAATAGCCCTCGGCTTAGTGAATTGCCCCAAATTTCGATCCCTCGGTCTTTCCCGATTCATTTTATCCCGCAAACCCTTCTGCAGATCGCGGCCCTCGCAACGCTCGTCTGgagagtttattttattttttttaaatgggatcGATTTAGGCAAAAATCAGATGCACGGATTTAAAACATCAGCCCCGTCTGGTAAGAAtctggatttttatttatttttttcctttaaataatctATTTTACATAAACGATCTCCTGGATTCAGGACCCAGACAGTGGCTGCTAAATTTCATCATTTTGAGATTATTCTGTAtaatttgcacattatatatatatattatacacacaaacattttacgTTTAATCTATTAAAAGTctaatttttgtaaatatatttttaatttctgccaaataatatttttttaacttaatatttgaatattttttattaaatagttttTGGACTAATATTTATTCCATTTATACCACGGCTGGACACGGAGTCGCTGATAAGATTTCATCCGATAAGCTTTTTTTCTAAGAATACGTTTATAACGGGATTATCGGAAACGATcgtgtgacggatcgtcctgagccccagactggacacatccgcccgtcagctccttccctctcccagtaagcggacgcgctgtggctgtccgaagaaagcagtcccagaccagcacttccctcaatcatgagacagaacttcatgctttgaggttaaaaacagaactccctttattacaaacacacagaactgatatacaatctccattcactgtgcaccgaacccaacccccaatcccatcagccacatcccctcacaaatcccatcagccacatcccctcacaaatcccatcactcccatcccctcacaaatcccatcagccgcatcccctcacaaatcccatcagccacatcccatcacaaatcccatcagccacatcccctcacaaatcccatcagccacatcccctcacaaatcccatcagccacatcccctcacaaaccccatcacccccatcccctcacaaaccccatcagccacatcccctcacaaatcccatcactcccatcccctcacatcccctcacaaatcccatcacccccatcccctcacaaatcccatcacccccatcccctcacaaatcccatcagccacatcccctcacaaatcccatcacccccatcccctcacaaatcccatcagccacatcccatcacaaatcccatcaccctcatcccctcacaaatcccatcagccacatcccctcacaaatcccatcacccccatcccctcacaaatcccatcagccacatcccctcacaaatcccatcactcccatcccctcacaaatcccatcagccacatcccatcacaaatcccatcactcccatcccctcacaaatcccatcagccccatcccctcacaaatcccatcactcacatcccctcacaaatcccatcacccccatcccctcacaaatcccatcagccacatcccctcacaaatcccatcacccccatcccctcacaaatcccatcagccacatcccatcacaaatcccatcactcacatcccctcacaaatcccatcagccacatcccctcacaaatcccatcacccacatcccctcacaaatcccatcacccccatcccctcacaaatcccatcagccacatcccctcacaaatcccatcacccccatcccatcacaaatcccatcagccccatcccctcacaaatcccatcacccccatcccctcacaaatcccatcagccacatcccctcacaaaccCCATCagccccatcccctcacaaatcccatcagccacatcccctcacaaatcccatcactcacatcccctcacaaatcccatcagccacatcccctcacaaatcccatcacccccatcccctcacaaatcccatcacccccatcccctcacaaatcccatcagccacatcccctcacaaatcccatcactcccatcccctcacaaatcccatcactcccatcccctcacaaatcccatcactcacatcccctcacaaaccccatcggtatacaggggatgtatcaggtgaggggattaagggatacaatgggttcccccacctgtgttatcccccctgtagtgcgggggccggcggggcagatagggctgtgctggctgattaagagccccagccgggttacctgatcgtctctttgaaggctggagctgcagccgcattcaaaccgggtacacataaatataataataataataacagtgaagatcagacagggttcttCACAGAACGAAGACCCCCTAACCCCAGAGAACGCTCGCCGACTTCTAACCACCTGAATTTAAGCGGATATTGCttaattttagcatttttttttatatggacgGCTCTTCCCTCCTGTATTTAACGGCTGCTGGGAGCAAACGGGGGATAAAAGGACGCTGTACCCTAATCACTCTCAGCCGGCCAAAATCAGAATACACGACAAACGCAAAGAGAGAAGACGCTGAGCTCTTGGAGTCGCTTTATTAAAACGCCGTTATTAGCCATTTATTGGAATCATTTTTAGACTGTGGTGGTTATGACATCAAATGCCGACATCACAAACCGGCTGTTAGAAGAGAAATCGTTTACCTTGTAATAATTTAACGTAACCGTCACCGGACACCTTACGCTATTAACCTCTGCAGCACCCTGGCACATTAGAG encodes:
- the KRBA1 gene encoding protein KRBA1 encodes the protein MMPRCRAPGCRNGCGIPDASVTFHAFPDVAEAAERWAALCGLSGRDLTHLAEDAARGDAGKPHLCSLHFQSDAFETNEGRAERTLRRGAEPSLCLSAPSTRHDEKEETPDRRHPSRSPSATCCSCASRCVTQTVLHGFHRNQIVLNFREQNGRLMFDTVQCVTPSCPQRAESYPGAQHSAQRAESCPGAQHPAQRAESCPGAQHPAQFVKHSCPQRAESCPQRAGSCPQRAGSCPQRAESCPQRAGSCPGAQHPTQHAESCPGSQHPAQCVTPSCSQHAESCPGAHHQAQCVTPSCPQRAESCRGAQHAGSCRGSRHPAQGGGSCLVSQQIVLVFLEPPNELPGTDPPRLPQEPPLRVTSSTQTEITGRPAMFTDPQPRWVRHNSPPATRQEPPRTLSSNSPSEYVTDLLGQHKPSPRETLPSPYPACAPHGPCSRSQPFIKQIVLNFLEGQNKLPPSGVSSPETPRDRSPPESSCCRSRDPQASDERLQERLRKPAGAKTLLRHPESPPGRHGTRPPETAPLTPISQEDVGSLVPKIAAVPPVSEPQPSSSGPRAPPDLGGLLMFEDIAVYFSEDEWRMLDGSQKALYREVMMDGYRTLLSLGLSLEKPDLVSRIERGQLDLWENAAPPGEDRWCSLDADTERSRFVIGEDEQKPLCVTDRVSAERNSHLGALMKLVNEIPGFLLGGSVTDGISSPGANPVDPEFSEIKSEDRSPVCSPSPACLRHLRETPSVDPSSPRSSGETERRPRKAEDDKAGRSRGGPNGSGVADRCNLLGLALTSGESAGLTWRGQAAENSEVAIDAAFTQMIPSNSSWGLSFGDPIPRRRDLEPSVKEESPPCSPNPRLGPPRVPSKTSHHPCSEETAEDVGTRRSPEGSASPRRPANLPDSQWRGYKKVKIKQEESGGDCSFPAASTRPAAPPASLLHQDKDTRRPGASPRPPPADNTLLGNSHLHGLVNCLKEISAGRPHPYSGSSAHARWGAETSNICTDDAVRGAAVSHPCESSQPRPNPFAAAVTNGASRLNCAERRTPETWNPPPGRNDFRRCGSLLSGTGKRFGNAHGADGSQGAEETRRADQGTKRPRSDDSPRPPGTVNNGKRVLLEAASPSHRATSSSPGLRDVWRPPEESAKPTSDENPSGKSHSMSVGGLVKKIPSYRNNPPATSPCDSTGGTAATPSPIGTEMDLRRTSDQGASAGIKTKDIKVEVKEERSPSPPTSIRWAQPDGPRGPSATNIHLTGLMRLMEEIPRSDSSSRAMYRIAVGHAEARGPERTNHSPYLNDDGHFRPESSDNTAASVDSVFSDDTSWSSENDPSYSALDGLQKVVSEFVELGSVSPLVAVGAPPVTGPAQEESGHRKSKDLAGRSPRIGDKERGSARDPAVTGRTGCAAEDGKASYAALCGLEKVVHGFSEQECVSPLSAVRRPSVQENPARRHADPDDGAGPTYSALGGLQKVLNGFSEIGCISPFSAVSATAGDGASEARRRNEAAPADSSYSALTELQKVLSGVPDSGCASLLPTATNPPSDGDPDARGKRKREPSVEAKSDIGGASEPRGGTVVLGPRGPCIDLTQEEPICLKTSTPTVDRQPRLRPREGNPVRPRAISA